Proteins encoded in a region of the Strix aluco isolate bStrAlu1 chromosome 26, bStrAlu1.hap1, whole genome shotgun sequence genome:
- the RIMS3 gene encoding regulating synaptic membrane exocytosis protein 3, which produces MFNGDASSSAARNVVRSSSISGEMYNLEKSARGSADSVAVTASKKRRSSLGAKMVAIVGLSQWSKSTLQLNQTEGGPKKLRSNIRRSTETGIAVEMRTRVTRQGSRESTDGSTNSNSSDGTFIFPTTRLGAESQFSDFLDGLGPGQLVGRQTLATPPMGDVHIGMADRNGQLEVEVIQARGLIPKMGSKSIPATYVKVYLLENGVCLAKKKTKVVKKTCDPSYQQPLLFEESPQGKVLQVIVWGDYGRMDHKCFMGMAQIVLEELDLSSAVAGWYKLFPTSSLADSSIGPLTRRLSQSSLESSTSPSCP; this is translated from the exons ATGTTCAACGGGGATGCCAGCTCCTCGGCGGCCAGGAATGTCGTCCGCAGCTCCAGCATCAGCGGCGAGATGTACAACCTCGAGAAGAGCGCGCGGGGCAGCGCCGACTCCGTCGCCGTCACCGCCAGCAAGAAGAGACGCTCCAGCCTGGGCGCCAAGATGGTGGCAATCGTGGGGCTGTCCCAGTGGAGCAAGAGCACGCTGCAGCTCAACCAGACCG AGGGTGGCCCCAAAAAGCTTCGCAGCAACATCCGTCGGAGCACAGAGACCGGCATCGCGGTGGAGATGAGGACCAGGGTCACCCGACAAGGCAGCCGGGAATCCACCGACGGCAGCACCAACAGCAACAGCTCTGACGGCAC GTTCATCTTCCCCACCACCCGGTTGGGCGCCGAGAGTCAGTTCAGCGACTTCCTCGACGGGCTGGGGCCGGGCCAGCTGGTGGGGCGGCAGACACTGGCCACCCCGCCGATGG GCGATGTCCACATCGGCATGGCTGACCGCAATGGGCAGCTGGAGGTGGAGGTGATCCAGGCAAGGGGCCTTATCCCGAAGATGGGCTCCAAGTCCATCCCTG CCACCTACGTGAAAGTTTACCTGTTGGAGAACGGCGTCTGCCTGGCCAAGAAGAAGACCAAGGTGGTGAAGAAAACCTGCGACCCGTCGTACCAGCAGCCTCTGCTCTTCGAGGAGAGTCCCCAGGGCAAAGTCCTGCAG GTGATTGTCTGGGGAGATTACGGGCGCATGGACCACAAGTGCTTCATGGGGATGGCCCAGATCGTCTTGGAGGAGCTTGACCTCTCCAGCGCGGTCGCGGGCTGGTACAAACTCTTCCCCACCTCCTCGCTGGCCGACTCCAGCATCGGACCCCTGACGCGCCGCCTCTCCCAGTCCTCCCTGGAgagctccaccagcccctcctgcccGTAG
- the SMAP2 gene encoding stromal membrane-associated protein 2 isoform X1, whose amino-acid sequence MTGKSVRDVDRYQAVLAGLLVEEENKYCADCQAKGPRWASWNIGVFICIRCAGIHRNLGVHISRVKSVNLDQWTQEQIQCMQEMGNGKANRLYEAYLPENFRRPQTDQAVESFIRDKYEKKKYMDRSIDISAFRKEKDDKWKRNNEPVSERKLEPIIFEKVKMPQKKEETQQSRKSSPKSAEPVMDLLGLDAPVTAAVTNGRPSSLEKDLDLFASVGSNSDSRKVSGSMPTSGSAGSVPENLNLFPEPGGKGEEVAKKQLSKDSILSLYGSQTPQLPAQGAMFMAPAQMAYPAAAYTGFPGVAPSSSMMGGMMAPSVGMMAQPGATGMVTPMAIPAGYVGNVQAAVIGVPNGMMAAQQAGYVAGMAAVPQPVYGVQPAQQLQWNIAQMTQQMAGMNFYGANGMMGYGQSMGGGGAQGSNQSLSTQMWK is encoded by the exons GGCCACGATGGGCATCCTGGAATATCGGTGTGTTCATCTGTATTCGATGTGCTGGGATCCACAGGAACCTCGGAGTTCATATATCCAGGGTAAAATCTGTCAATCTTGACCAGTGGACACAAGAACAGATACAG TGCATGCAAGAGAtgggaaatggaaaagcaaatCGTCTGTATGAAGCCTACCTGCCAGAGAACTTCAGGCGACCTCAAACAGATCA AGCTGTGGAGAGCTTCATTCGGGAtaaatatgaaaagaagaaatacatggACCGAAGTATTGACATCAGTGCATTTAGG aaagaaaaggatgacAAATGGAAAAGGAATAATGAGCCAGtatcagaaagaaaactggaacCTATCATCTTTGAGAAGGTGAAAATG cctcaaaagaaagaagaaacacagcaGTCTAGAAAAAGTTCTCCTAAATCTGCTGAGCCAGTAATGGACTTGCTAGGACTTG ATGCTCCCGTGACGGCCGCCGTTACAAACGGCAGGCCCAGCAGCTTAGAGAAGGATCTTGATCTTTTCGCATCGGTGGGATCAAACTCTGACTCCAGGAAG GTCAGTGGCTCTATGCCGACATCTGGAAGTGCTGGTTCTGTTCCCGAAAACCTGAATCTCTTCCCTGAGCCAGGAGGCAAAGGGGAGGAAGTGGCAAAGAAGCAGCTCTCTAAAGACTCTATCCTCTCCTTGTACGGCTCTCAAACACCTCAGCTGCCTGCGCAAG GAGCAATGTTCATGGCCCCAGCTCAGATGGCATATCCTGCAGCGGCATATACTGGCTTCCCAGGAGTAGCCCCCTCCAGCAGCATGATGGGAGGCATGATGGCACCCTCGGTGGGAATGATGGCCCAGCCTGGAGCCACAGGGATGGTGACCCCCATGGCCATTCCAGCTGGATACGTGGGTAACGTGCAGGCCGCGGTCATCGGTGTCCCTAATGGGATGATGGCCGCGCAGCAGGCCGGCTACGTAGCTGGTATGGCAGCGGTTCCCCAGCCTGTCTACGGTGTGCAGCCAGCGCAGCAGCTTCAGTGGAACATTGCTCAG ATGACCCAGCAGATGGCTGGGATGAACTTCTATGGAGCTAATGGCATGATGGGCTATGGACAGTCAATGGGTGGAGGAGGTGCCCAGGGAAGCAATCAGTCCCTCAGCACTCAGATGTGGAAATGA
- the SMAP2 gene encoding stromal membrane-associated protein 2 isoform X3 codes for MQEMGNGKANRLYEAYLPENFRRPQTDQAVESFIRDKYEKKKYMDRSIDISAFRKEKDDKWKRNNEPVSERKLEPIIFEKVKMPQKKEETQQSRKSSPKSAEPVMDLLGLDAPVTAAVTNGRPSSLEKDLDLFASVGSNSDSRKVSGSMPTSGSAGSVPENLNLFPEPGGKGEEVAKKQLSKDSILSLYGSQTPQLPAQGAMFMAPAQMAYPAAAYTGFPGVAPSSSMMGGMMAPSVGMMAQPGATGMVTPMAIPAGYVGNVQAAVIGVPNGMMAAQQAGYVAGMAAVPQPVYGVQPAQQLQWNIAQMTQQMAGMNFYGANGMMGYGQSMGGGGAQGSNQSLSTQMWK; via the exons ATGCAAGAGAtgggaaatggaaaagcaaatCGTCTGTATGAAGCCTACCTGCCAGAGAACTTCAGGCGACCTCAAACAGATCA AGCTGTGGAGAGCTTCATTCGGGAtaaatatgaaaagaagaaatacatggACCGAAGTATTGACATCAGTGCATTTAGG aaagaaaaggatgacAAATGGAAAAGGAATAATGAGCCAGtatcagaaagaaaactggaacCTATCATCTTTGAGAAGGTGAAAATG cctcaaaagaaagaagaaacacagcaGTCTAGAAAAAGTTCTCCTAAATCTGCTGAGCCAGTAATGGACTTGCTAGGACTTG ATGCTCCCGTGACGGCCGCCGTTACAAACGGCAGGCCCAGCAGCTTAGAGAAGGATCTTGATCTTTTCGCATCGGTGGGATCAAACTCTGACTCCAGGAAG GTCAGTGGCTCTATGCCGACATCTGGAAGTGCTGGTTCTGTTCCCGAAAACCTGAATCTCTTCCCTGAGCCAGGAGGCAAAGGGGAGGAAGTGGCAAAGAAGCAGCTCTCTAAAGACTCTATCCTCTCCTTGTACGGCTCTCAAACACCTCAGCTGCCTGCGCAAG GAGCAATGTTCATGGCCCCAGCTCAGATGGCATATCCTGCAGCGGCATATACTGGCTTCCCAGGAGTAGCCCCCTCCAGCAGCATGATGGGAGGCATGATGGCACCCTCGGTGGGAATGATGGCCCAGCCTGGAGCCACAGGGATGGTGACCCCCATGGCCATTCCAGCTGGATACGTGGGTAACGTGCAGGCCGCGGTCATCGGTGTCCCTAATGGGATGATGGCCGCGCAGCAGGCCGGCTACGTAGCTGGTATGGCAGCGGTTCCCCAGCCTGTCTACGGTGTGCAGCCAGCGCAGCAGCTTCAGTGGAACATTGCTCAG ATGACCCAGCAGATGGCTGGGATGAACTTCTATGGAGCTAATGGCATGATGGGCTATGGACAGTCAATGGGTGGAGGAGGTGCCCAGGGAAGCAATCAGTCCCTCAGCACTCAGATGTGGAAATGA
- the SMAP2 gene encoding stromal membrane-associated protein 2 isoform X2 — protein sequence MESLCGPRWASWNIGVFICIRCAGIHRNLGVHISRVKSVNLDQWTQEQIQCMQEMGNGKANRLYEAYLPENFRRPQTDQAVESFIRDKYEKKKYMDRSIDISAFRKEKDDKWKRNNEPVSERKLEPIIFEKVKMPQKKEETQQSRKSSPKSAEPVMDLLGLDAPVTAAVTNGRPSSLEKDLDLFASVGSNSDSRKVSGSMPTSGSAGSVPENLNLFPEPGGKGEEVAKKQLSKDSILSLYGSQTPQLPAQGAMFMAPAQMAYPAAAYTGFPGVAPSSSMMGGMMAPSVGMMAQPGATGMVTPMAIPAGYVGNVQAAVIGVPNGMMAAQQAGYVAGMAAVPQPVYGVQPAQQLQWNIAQMTQQMAGMNFYGANGMMGYGQSMGGGGAQGSNQSLSTQMWK from the exons GGCCACGATGGGCATCCTGGAATATCGGTGTGTTCATCTGTATTCGATGTGCTGGGATCCACAGGAACCTCGGAGTTCATATATCCAGGGTAAAATCTGTCAATCTTGACCAGTGGACACAAGAACAGATACAG TGCATGCAAGAGAtgggaaatggaaaagcaaatCGTCTGTATGAAGCCTACCTGCCAGAGAACTTCAGGCGACCTCAAACAGATCA AGCTGTGGAGAGCTTCATTCGGGAtaaatatgaaaagaagaaatacatggACCGAAGTATTGACATCAGTGCATTTAGG aaagaaaaggatgacAAATGGAAAAGGAATAATGAGCCAGtatcagaaagaaaactggaacCTATCATCTTTGAGAAGGTGAAAATG cctcaaaagaaagaagaaacacagcaGTCTAGAAAAAGTTCTCCTAAATCTGCTGAGCCAGTAATGGACTTGCTAGGACTTG ATGCTCCCGTGACGGCCGCCGTTACAAACGGCAGGCCCAGCAGCTTAGAGAAGGATCTTGATCTTTTCGCATCGGTGGGATCAAACTCTGACTCCAGGAAG GTCAGTGGCTCTATGCCGACATCTGGAAGTGCTGGTTCTGTTCCCGAAAACCTGAATCTCTTCCCTGAGCCAGGAGGCAAAGGGGAGGAAGTGGCAAAGAAGCAGCTCTCTAAAGACTCTATCCTCTCCTTGTACGGCTCTCAAACACCTCAGCTGCCTGCGCAAG GAGCAATGTTCATGGCCCCAGCTCAGATGGCATATCCTGCAGCGGCATATACTGGCTTCCCAGGAGTAGCCCCCTCCAGCAGCATGATGGGAGGCATGATGGCACCCTCGGTGGGAATGATGGCCCAGCCTGGAGCCACAGGGATGGTGACCCCCATGGCCATTCCAGCTGGATACGTGGGTAACGTGCAGGCCGCGGTCATCGGTGTCCCTAATGGGATGATGGCCGCGCAGCAGGCCGGCTACGTAGCTGGTATGGCAGCGGTTCCCCAGCCTGTCTACGGTGTGCAGCCAGCGCAGCAGCTTCAGTGGAACATTGCTCAG ATGACCCAGCAGATGGCTGGGATGAACTTCTATGGAGCTAATGGCATGATGGGCTATGGACAGTCAATGGGTGGAGGAGGTGCCCAGGGAAGCAATCAGTCCCTCAGCACTCAGATGTGGAAATGA